The genome window ATTGTGAGGCCTTGCACCCCACGGCAGTCTTTAAGTCAACCCAATCCTtgataatatataagtatatagaatggataaatatttaatgtattGATACTGTTGCTTGCCAACTATGCCTTCAGGGGTAAAGTCAAACATTTTAgggttgaaatttaattataaaattttgggggTCAAAACagatattttactattttaataactatagtattataaattttaaggacTTAAAAGATAATTTCCCCTAAATCAAGGGGAGTCAGGGCCCTTGCCTTTGGATCATAGTTGTTAGGTCCAATGGTTccataaaatcataaaatcagAGGAGTGAATTATTGTAAAATGGATTGAATCGGGTAAAAAGTCATTTGAACTAAATCTAAGTtgatctaaattttaatttttttataatttataaaatgaatgtttagattttaataattttatttatgtttattattttttaatttttatgaatgtttaaaattttaatgagttctcattaaaatatacctcatttatgagtaaaaatattatggtGATGGCATACACATGGATTGCTATGTGGATGATATGtcaacatttaaatatttttaaatactaaaattacttttcatattttaaataattttaatgattttaaattttaaaataattttaaaaataatttttaaaaataattaaatactaacGCGTCATCCATTTAGCAATCCACATGTAtgtcacatcaacaaagttaaagaatattaatttttctatctattttgagATAATTTGACAATAAACGCAAATTTAAGTACTAAaaagacgaaaaattaaatagaggtttaaaataactatttttataaagttaaagagtcaaataaatcattatgtgAATATATTACGTGGATTCAACATGGAACAAGcaacaaataaaatagtttttcttGAGCCACTcggttttcttctcttttaaaaGATTTCCATTTTCACaaggaaaaattataattttttaatttaggtatCCACCACCGATAATAGTAactaatttaaaagatattttttgttattaatccttatattttgCACTGTTTATGGAACAATACTTTCTtgcatataaaaatacattGAAAGGTTAAGTTTTGTTATTAGCCCTTATACTATCCACAATTTGTGGATTTAGCCCCTATattctaatttggttaattttaatcaatgtatttttcgaattttgacTTAAATAGTAGCAATTAAATCTGCTAAATCAAATTGTGCTATTAGTCTCGTACTAGGCCTAAGTTATagatttaatcaatattttccAGTCTAATTATTTGTAGCCTCTATACTTTTTGAGTTTTGGAATTTCCATTAAATCCATTAATTAAAACGATATGGtttttttattagtattatatGCAAATAGCAAGCTAAtagttgttaaatttgttagatcaaattctactattagtctCGTACTATGtataaattatggatttaatttttgttctctaatttgataattttagttcCCTATacctttcaatttttaaaattttagtctgaTTCAAACGATGTATTAACTAAAATGATGcgattttttcaatttaaataataatatatattgggtggattattattattattattattattattattattattattattattattagatactacaaatatttatttaagatttaaactttttttaataaagtacCGTTACAATTCATCcaaatgattaaatatataataaaacattaagtttgaatttgacTTCTTCAACATTGGGTcgaatttctaaaataattgaattaagggtaaactacacccatggtcacttttgtttaccttaggttatattttagtcacttgtgtttgaaatgttacgttttagccACTTACGTTATcttgttgtaacattttagccATTAAGCCGTTAATTgccgttaacggtgtaacggtaagctgacgtggcacgttaaatcatcatttcaaacaaaattttaggttaaattatataatcgattcccatttttttcaaattgacaGTGAAGAAAGAAGTAAGAAGTTGAAAGTCATAattgcctataaccaaaacccataaacccataccatgcttcttATTTCATTGCCAATTTGActtcttgatatgttaaaagaaatggagaaggtaggaaaataaatggagaaggtaggaaaataaaaggagaagtagaaaataatggaaaataaaaaaaaagttaaaagaacataaaagaaaaaaattaaattgttcaagacgaaaaaatatagggaccaaatgtataatttaacctaaattttttgtttaaaaggattatttaacatgccacgtcagcttaccattacattGTTAACAGCAATTAATGGCTTAGTGACAAAAATgctacaacacgataacgtaagtgactaaaacataacatttcaaacataagtgactaaaacgtaacctgAAGTAAACAAAAATGATCATGGATGCAATTTACCcttgaattaaaatatagtttaactTTTTGGACATTCGACCAAAATTGCGGGTGGTAGGCACACTTAGATTTTATAATGGTCTAATTAGGGTTTTATATCCCTCTactttaagaaaattaaaaagctAACTCctctactttaatttattagaaTATAGTCCTCAcgctttataaaaaattgaagagttAATCTTGCAGTACTACCAAACTTTGTCGTTAAATTGTTAACATGGAAATAAACAGTTCaacaaaattatatgaattaaactaggggtgagcaaaattcagtttgactcgaaaaaattaaattttttttaatttcaagttaaacaaatcaagttattcaaattaatcaaattatttgagtcaactcaaatttttttcaaattttgagttcgaatcgagtttgattttcaaatttgaataattcgaataaatcgaatatcaaactataataatttacattattacCCCAAACACCTAAACCTCTTCACTTTcctcccaaaacttttactccctcccactttccCCCATAACTTTTACTCTCCTCCCATCTTACCCCTTCTACCCCAAACCCATCCCCCAAATTTTACTCCTCCCATTTATTCCCCCCAATTTTACTCCCTCAACATCTAAAAcgttttattttcccctaaatgTTTACTTCTCATCCTTTaccctaaataaaaattaaaatcatccaaaaaattttgtaaacctaaataataattttatttatatatactatttatattattaaattaaattccatattttatactatttatattattgaattgttttatcatattgaatctttacaaatttttacaaaattgaattattgatgatgtcataaaatattcgtgttaaaatttgatgttggtatgaatttcacattttatcataacttttattaaaaatcacatttttacatttaatattttttaaatttcaaaatacatagtgacaagaatcgaaaataattgaagcaactaagcaagcaaagaagttaacccgtatataaaagattaataaataaattataaggagattaaagttaataacaaatttgattacggtggATGACAGTGATTACAAGGGcctaaaatactttttttttaatttaactcgaacaaatatattcgattcgattcgaattctatctcactcgactcgattcgagaaacaTTCAAATCgaattaagatgataaaatatgattcgtcaaatcaattaactcaaaattttttcattcaattcaattcaatctgaTCGAACACTCACccctaaattaaaatactaaaagttagctatttatataatattcaaattatatttttcttttttttttacattatataatatattttatcgaTTTAATCcccatatttaaaattttaaaatttaaatcttttatttttcgatttaaaattctaattcaACCAATAACACTACTAGTATTTTTCgtcaaaatttattaacttaacaTTTTTTTGTCAATCATATGACATCTCATGTGAATGCAATCTAATCAACACGTCAagttgataatattttaataaaaaataatgattggactaatattttaaaatcaaaaaataaaaacttaatttctaACGTTTTAagcactaaaattaattttcaaattttattaaaacataaaaattaatgacatatttaactaatataatGATATTATGTTTACCTCTAACataaaccataaaaaataacatgcaGGGTTGAACCACAGTGAAGTGACATACAATTTGTGTGTAAATATTCGATTCATATCCGTTTCGAATTTGATGCTTGAACAACCCTTACCCTATGTCccttaaataataatgttttttatgtgtgttttatatttattttatgattcatatTCCGAGTTCATACATCTCTCAATATGTGGTCCCCAAGGTCTTATCcctcaaatcataataaaagaaaattacacTAGTAGTCACTAACTATTAGtaaaagtcttttttttttttggtcacccaaacCTCTAACACTAAATGCAAAATCAAAATGAACTTAAATGATTCAATTAATGTTGATGTGTCTTTAACACAAGTAAGGTCAAAGAAACGCTCCCTAATAAAGTCATCTCTATCAACAAATCTCAAAACAAGAGTCATTTGTTCTTCTTTAAATTCATCACGATATTCATCAACAATGATGCAAAATTCTGAGTCTCCAGTATCTTCACGAATCTTCTTTTGCACTTTATTAGCAACAACGTGCAAAAATTCCTTTTGAATTGAAGGCTGGATTTAGGAGCATTTTCCAACACAATATTCTTAACATCATTGTTATAAGAAGCTAAAGGTTGAACCAACTCGATAAATTTACCACAATTTTTTGTATCAAGTGTTTCATCTTGACCTCTCGAAACATAAGCTTGAAATGCAAGCCATCGAACAACATCAATAGAAGTCTTAATTCGTAACTTATTATTCAAAACTTGTTCCGAACTTTGTTGATGCATTACTTTATTATGCCCAGTTTGCTTCATCAAATTTGCATAAGACTTGATGACATTATTATATGGTCTACAATAtgactaagggtgagtttggatgggcgatgtgtttacctgcggttagtgtaaaaacagcggtggcggtgggattagatactgtagcgatatgcacgcacccaatcgcccatccgaACCCACcctaaaaaatacataattctttcgagaaatatttttttcccaaCTTAGTTGGAGAATGCTCAAGTCAAGAAGAGAATTGAGTAAACCAATATTATTGAAGACGCTTAGGATGCTTTTCTAGTGAATATGGATAAAATGGATGTGGATCTACTCTCAAGTAAGCttcttgaatttcatttcattgattaataattaataaaaaatttgaatagtttagtaattaaattaaaattttattattatttaatgatcaaaacaaaaacacGTGAAAAATTTAATGATCATTTAAATGAtgtattctttaaaaattgtaCGGACAAAATTCATTGATTtgacatatataaatatacatattaattaaataactttaCCCTACATAATCATCTACCTCCGATGAAGCGACAAATAACTCGTGCCTAAATATTTGATAtctttcatattcattttacGATACGATGACATTGGCTGCCCCTCACCAATGTCTATTATCcctcaaaaaaaataatattttgaccAAAAACAAGGTCAAAACTGTAAATTTTCTCCATTGGCAACTCGAGGCTTCAACATATGACACTTTTGGCTTTTCCATAAACTCCCTTTCTTCACCAAAACCCAAAAGGAAGCAACTCGGAAAATGGACCCAACTGCACCCTCCGCGTCGGTCGTCGGCGGCGGTGGCGGCGGCGGAGGAGGGCCGGCACCTTTCCTTATGAAAACATTCGACATGGTGGACGACTCATCGACCGACGACATCGTTTCATGGAGCTCTAACAAAAAGAGCTTTGTGGTTTGGAACCCTCCTGATTTTGCTCGCCTTTTGCTTCCCACTTATTTCAAGCACAATAATTTCTCCAGCTTCATCAGGCAGCTTAATACCTATGTgggtttcttttcctttctgggttttttgtttaattaatgtATCTTTGATAATTAGGGGAAATCATGTttcttttttagcttttaacttcaatttttgatgaCAGATTTATGGAGTGATTttggttttatgtttttgttccTTGAGAATGGACAATTTCTccttttttgtgtgtgtgtccttTTCTACTGAATTATGGGTATGAATCTTTGCTAAAGCCAGCACATAAATTTAAGGTCAATCAATGTCTTCTGCTGTGATTCATAAGGTAAAATTCTATGAGAATTGGGGTGTTTTTTAAGTCAATGATTTTGactttgaaatttataaattttcttcgTAATTGTTTCacattttcatgatttttcttttgcattccTCAACTAAAATGGTCCTTAATGAAGAGTATCTATTCTTCTTTATCTTTGATGCAGGGGCTGTTGAAAGAAGAATTAAGAGTATCTATTCTTCTTTATCTTTGATGCAGGGGCTGTTGAAAGAAGAATTATACTTGTTTATGGTTTGCTTAGGTTTAGATGTATGAAGATGGAGTGTCTAAGCATGATCTGATTGcatatgaatttaatttgttgACAGGGGTTCCGGAAGATTGATCCCGAACGATGGGAATTTGCCAATGAAGATTTCGTGAAAGATCAAAGGCATCTTCTTAAGAATATTCATCGAAGAAAACCTATTCACAGCCATAGTAATCCACAGGGTTCTTTGATAGATCATGAAAGAGCTGGATACGAAGAAGAAATCGAAAAGCTTTCACGTGAGAAAGCTGCACTTGAGGCTGATGTTTTGAGGTCTGAACAAGAGCGGTCAGCTTTGAAGCATCAGGTGGAAGAGCTGACACAACAAGCTGATCAAATGGAGCGTAGGCAAGACACTTTGTTTAACTTCTTAGAAAAGGCTTTACAAGACCCTGCTTTCGCCGAACATCTTTTTCGTAGAATTGAATCTATGGATGATGTTGTGGCATATAATAAGAAAAGGAGACTGCCTCAAATTGATCAAACCAAGCCAGTTGGTGACCATAGTCTTTTGGACAACAAAAGTAGTTCTACACCCGAGTTTGGAAATGTTGTCCACCTCGATTTCTCGAACAAGCTTAGACTAGAATTGTCATCAGCTGTTTCGGAGATTAACTTGGTTTCTCAAAGCACGCAAAGTTCTAATGAAGATGGAGAAAGTCCACAGAGAAGGGTTTCTCAAGGAGAACCAAAAGATGATAATATCAGACCTCAGGGGCTTTTATTCACACCCGAAACATTAGACATTTCAGATACAGGCACATCTTTTACATTCAACATGGATTCATCTTTCTCTCAAAGAGTATCAATGAATGAAAGCCCGGCAGTGCATTCACTGCAACAGAGATTAAGTTCCAATGAAGAACCTGATAGTCATATTTCCTGTCAGTTAAATCTAACTCTGGCATCTTCTTCATTGCAAGTCAATAAAAGTCCCAGCTTAACTAGGATGTCCCAACCAAGTTGGGAAATCGGAAAAGTCTCCGAGTCAAGGTCTAATGCCAACAGTAAAGACTCTGATTCTGGACCTTTCCATAATAGCAGAAACATGATTGATGGGGAAACAACATTATCGTCATCGAAAGAAGGCCCTAACACAAATCAAGAGCCTGCCGCTGCTCCGGTTAGAGTAAATGATGTATTCTGGGAACAGTTCCTCACCGAGAGACCAGGTTCCTCTGACAATGAAGAGGCCAGTTCCAATTATCGAGCAAATCCATACGAAGAGCAAGACGACAAAAGGTCAGGCCATGGACTAGCAAGGAATACCAAGAACATCGAGCAGCTTAGTCTTTAGCAGCAAAGTTGCCTTGCCGCAAATCCATTGATAAGTCTACAAAGGTCTCTCTTGTTCCTTCTGTTTCTTCGTGTTATTTATAGTTACTTCGTTTATAGGATACGATTTTATACATAACTGCCCAAAATTAGTTTGAATAAAATcatgttgaaatttgaattcCACTTGGTAGGTTCTTGCATTGGGGATATAGCATCCTTTTTTCACTGATAAAATAGAAAGTTATGTAGCTTTACCGTCTAGGTTTCGAACTGTCAGTAACCAAGCAATGATGTTCATCTTGCAAAAATGACGTAATCTGTGTATTCTTTTTCCCGTATCGAAACTGAAGTCTCCTCTTAGTGTTTTCAGTGCCCATCTAACAATTCATCTCATAATAATACATTGTGGTATTGTTGTTTTTTCTTACATCAATCCCGAGTTATCACATTTAACTTCGTGCGTTTCAACTGATTGATGGGTAGATTATTCATTAGTTTGTGCAGTGAATGTTATGCATGATATAAGACGTTCATGTTTCTTAAGAAAGTAGGGTTCATCTGAAAAATCACTATAATATTAAGACAGTGATAATGTGATTAGTAAAATAGAAAATGGAGTACTACCTTTGCTTCCGTTTGTGTTGGAGTTTTGAGTGAAAGGGTGATTCATCAATGGAGCTCAGTAGTGAGTTGAGTCGTAAGGAGCTTAGTGGCCCTTAAGTATGGTCATAGTTTTAAAGTCATGTGAACGGGGAACAGACGTTGAGAGAGCTTTTCTCCCATTTGAGGTCTGGCCCGGTTTAACTCTAGATAATTGAAGCCTAATGTGCCTACTAGATACCGAAAAATCATAGAGGAAATAAAATACCTAGAGTAAGATATTGTGAAAAAGTATGCACTCGACAAGCGAAATGATCGCCATGCTAAGCATTTCACAAAGTAGGTAGAGTGCTTCAATCTCGGGAAGATTTTCGGGCATATAAGCTCGAGTGCTATGCTTCCTGATAAGCTGGTTTTGGAGGAAGGCGGTGATGGTTGCATGACacagtggtattagagccaacTTTTATGAATATAAAGTAACAATTTCATTAGCCATTGGGTTAGTTACTCGGAGTGATTGAGAGTTCAATCCTTACATTGGATATcgaatagttttaaaatttatggtcAACATCTACTCTTTAATGGTCCTATAGAATACGAAAGATTTATTACAGGACTCGTTTCGGTGGATATCTTGAgaaccaaaaagaaattcattaatCATAGGGtgcattaattaattaattttgaaaggttcatttggttttatttatttaatattgagCCTTATTTAATATCCCACatttgctttttttctttttcatccaaaaacagagggaaaatgacaaatcaaaccaatttacatcaattattatttttcttcacgAGATTAATGAAGCCAAAGTTTTATTCACGAGCATaaagaccaaaatgaaaaaaaatcgtTAATATTATGAGAAAAGGTCCTTGTCTTATAGTAGAAATATTTAAGGTAAATTATatctaaagtgattaaattattagtaagtttacgttttgatcatgtaactttaaaaattataaaatagtccttgaactattcgaaagtttttatttaagtcgttgaactattcaaaaaattaatacaagtcaatgagttaagtttttttttttaatctaaatagtGAGCTCTAAGTGATGATTCAACAATCAATATGGTGGATCAATATCCATCACTGAGCAGGAACATACTTTAAATCTAAGTCGATACGATGATCAATGTggagattgaagaaaaaaacctatttagattttggttcgcaaattcatgatattcaaaactatttcatgaaaaaaaatcgaattgtAGAAGTGAGGGGGAAGGAGAGCTTCCGATTGATATACGCAGTGCAAACAGAGAAGGCCATACAATAACGATTTTAATAGCTcaatgatataaataattttttttaccattttataacttttcaaaattaattgacaaaaacaaaaactcactaataatttaatgacattgagtgtaatttacccaaatatCTATAAGTTGGACTGatccattttcttttacaaGCTATGAGCTATCCGACCATGAACAAATCTATTTAACAACTCCACTATTCTCAAATAAGTCATCGAAATTTCACAAATTGATAATGAAGTTTAGTATTAATATTTGGAATATTAGTATTAACAACGTGGTTCAATCCCTGCCCATGAGAATGGACCATATTTCATGGGCAgtcgtttttcttttcaaaaaacacCCACGATAAAAAGAATAATCATTACTACGAACAATGGATaccctaatttttaaaaaaaaaatcattttagaactaattagttattaaattgttatattagatatattagatatatattttttcttacaTTAAATGCATTacatttattatacatatactttTGGCATTGGATttttaataagcattaaattatacCAACACCACTTCAATAATTTTCTTTGGAAATCTATGGATTATTTTAGATAA of Gossypium raimondii isolate GPD5lz chromosome 3, ASM2569854v1, whole genome shotgun sequence contains these proteins:
- the LOC105796482 gene encoding heat stress transcription factor A-5; this encodes MDPTAPSASVVGGGGGGGGGPAPFLMKTFDMVDDSSTDDIVSWSSNKKSFVVWNPPDFARLLLPTYFKHNNFSSFIRQLNTYGFRKIDPERWEFANEDFVKDQRHLLKNIHRRKPIHSHSNPQGSLIDHERAGYEEEIEKLSREKAALEADVLRSEQERSALKHQVEELTQQADQMERRQDTLFNFLEKALQDPAFAEHLFRRIESMDDVVAYNKKRRLPQIDQTKPVGDHSLLDNKSSSTPEFGNVVHLDFSNKLRLELSSAVSEINLVSQSTQSSNEDGESPQRRVSQGEPKDDNIRPQGLLFTPETLDISDTGTSFTFNMDSSFSQRVSMNESPAVHSLQQRLSSNEEPDSHISCQLNLTLASSSLQVNKSPSLTRMSQPSWEIGKVSESRSNANSKDSDSGPFHNSRNMIDGETTLSSSKEGPNTNQEPAAAPVRVNDVFWEQFLTERPGSSDNEEASSNYRANPYEEQDDKRSGHGLARNTKNIEQLSL